The Podospora bellae-mahoneyi strain CBS 112042 chromosome 7, whole genome shotgun sequence genomic sequence GGCCAGCTTAGCCTTGGCCGGCGTCTTGCTGCTCTGAAGCGGCACCTTTGCGACAAAAGTCTCGCCCTCGCCGTCGCTGCCCGTATAGACCTCAACCTGAAATTTCGGCTTcttggttgtggtgttgacaggtttctccatctcttgagtcttcttgacctccttgggTTTGGCAGAgtcagccttcttctcctcctttgaCGGAGATGACTTGGGATCGCTCGGTTTGCCCtttgtttgctgttgcttgtAAGCCTTGGAAACTGCCAACGCTATAGCCATGgcgcgctcctcctcgtctgaGTCAACGTCTGAAAAGATCTCGGAAAGTCGCTTTGTCGTGGCCGCCTCGATCTCTGCCTTCCTCTtggcctcttcttctttcgcTTTCTCTTTGGCCACCTTCCTGTCTTGAGCAGCGTGAAGCGTAGCAATTGTTCTAGCCTCAGCTCGGGAAATGGCAACACTAGCCTTTTTAAgtgcagcggcagcggcagcagtaGCCTCGATGTCGACGGAAGCCGTCTCGGCTTGGGCAGCTTGGGCGGCTCTTGCTTTGTGACAGCTCTTGTGCTCTCGAGGATGACGGAACTCGCCATGCTCGCGGTGCTCGTGGTGCTCATTGGCTCGATGACTGGTGGGCGGCTGAGCAGCAGTCGAACCTTGTCGATCGTAGTATCTGTCTCGGAACGGGGACCGATGCCTAGAGGGGGGCCGGGGTCTAGAATCGCGGCGCCTGGAATCTCTGCCTCTGTACTCTTTCTCCTCTGATGTCCGTCTCTCCGGCTCGGGTGTTGTCAGTCTCTCCTTTTCGGTGCGAGTGAGATTGCGGCCCATAATCCACTCCATCATGGTATTGGGAGGCATGGCTTCGATCAGCGAGCCGCAGCGAGCAGTGCGACTTTAGTGATGTTGGAGACAAGAGGAAAAGCCAAAAAACGACTATCAATCTCCTGAAGTGATAGTGACGAAACGGAAACGGACCGGTAGCGGTGTTGAACGGCGAAGAACAAGGAAAGAATCGAGAAGGAGCCTCTCGATCCGAGCGGGTGTTTGGAGGAAAGGAAACAAGTTGGGGAGGGGCCAACGGCCCAGAGTGAAGAGGATAGAACGACGAGAGGGGAAATACTTGGCCTGGTGTCGAAGAGTAGCCAGAGATGAAAGTAGCCGCAGAAAGCAATTTGCTGTGAAGGAGAGTATGCGCTGAAAACTGTAGTCGCAAGGTAGGAAGAAGCTTTGTATTTGCAGGAAGAATTGGCTATTACAGCAAagtcggtggtggggggtggaaggggagatTTTTGCAAGAAAGGCGGGTCACGTTACGGGAAATTCACTTGAGATGGAAAGGTAAGGGAGCAAGTCGAGTGTTTGAGGAAGTCGCTCAGAAGGTCGTGGGTCTGCCCGTAATTCTCATGTCGTCGACTGATGCCCTGCAGTTTGAGGCTCAATGGAGATGCCCCATGGCCCGTGCCAGTCGACATCTGCCATTGAGATTCCCGTCGAGTCTCTCTCACTGACTCGAAGCCTCCCATTCCTCGTCCAAACCACGCAGTTTGAGGCCCCGTTCAACCACAAGTAACCAACACAAACAAGACCTTCGAGACAAAGAGacgcagaaaagaaagaaaatacattaaccccatcaacccttATGTATCTCACAAGTTCAAAGCTCTCATCATGTACCGTGTTCCATAGTCCCgactcatcttcatcaccaccaactacAACTtagccctctccctcctctccctctcctcccactccctctcccccctccaattcctccacaacccccaccccccaacaaccaacgCCAACGGAGGACAGACccacaaaacccacccccaccacctcgggctccccctctccacctcctccataaccctcctcaactccctcttCAGATCGTCCTTATCCCCATCattccaaaccaccacccccccaccaaaagccgccctctcaaccttcttcatcacccccccctgACTCCTAACCCGATTCTCCGCATCCTCCCTGCTCAAATGCCCATCccgcctcatcaacctctccatctgaacctcctcatccctcaccccaacaaccataACCCGTCCCACATACCGATCAAGCTTACTCTCAAACAACAACGGcacatccaacaccaccgccctttTCCCTTTGACATACTCCCTCATCACAGCCCAAAACATGGCCTTCCTCACAGCAGGGTGCACAATCCCGTTCAGCACCCCCCTGTCCTTCGCCCTCTCCAGACTAGTACCGAAAACCCTCTTCCCGAGCGCAGGTCGGTTCAACGGGCGGCCTTTTCCGTTTGGTCCATTCTCCGGCATGTCCTCTGACACGGGGACGAGTAGGTCGGGCGTGCTAGGGAGGAAGTGCTTCACAATGGCATTGTAACCCGGCGTGCCCGGCTCGACGACCTGGCGGGCGATCAGGTCGGCGTCGATGATTGGGAGGTTGTAGGGTGGCTGCGATAAAAGGGAGGAAACAGTTGATTTACCTGTGGCTATCGAGCCCGTGAGGCCTATGAGCAGCATTTTTCCCAAAGTTTCTTTCTTTAGTGACTTTTGGTGAATATGAAATTGATGATAGGGGTTGTGAGATAATGGCAAGAGTTGATGAATGACAAGTTTCAGTACATGTGAACTAATAAAATGGGAAGCGGGTTTCGTTAGCCAGTGCCCATGGCAATCGTATGATGatgcggggaggaggatcctcttcttcctccaacacctTTTTGCCGAGCTTCTCCAAGCTGCTTCCCCCGATTCAATCGACAGCTGATGAGCTCAGCCTTGGCACAAGAGGTAAAACCCGCCTTCGTCATCGCAAACGGACAATGGCGTGCCCGGCACTAACACTTTCACCCCAATTCCCCCAACAAAACTGTTAACATCCCGCCAAGCCGGGTCAAATCTGGGGTTCGCTTTGCATGTGACATCTGTGGCGTGCTGTCAGGGACCCTTGGCCTTCTGTAGCGGCCCGCTTTCAGCCTCACAGCTCCGTTTTTGACCTCCTTCAACCTTCACATCTTCACCAGGCACTTCACGGAGCATAAAAAGAATATCAAAGGAATGTATTGAGCAGTATAAAACCAGCGCAGAAACCATCCCATAAACGCCAGCGATAAAAAACTGTTGCCCATTCCCTTTAGTACCATCGCCAAACCGAAAAAGAACCCATGCCCATCCCATGATACCATTCCCATCCATATAAAAGATGACCATCCATGAGACCCTGACGTGAACTCAATCCTGTACCATCTAGAGGAAATGATCGAACTGACTAGATTAAATAAAGGCAACGCAGCCAAAAGAGATCTGCCTCAAGGACAGCAAAGTGTTCGTCAAAAGCATCGCTAACAACACCAGCTCGTTAGCCAACGTGCTCCACAGTCAACACCAAAGTATACTCACCTCTAGACATCAGGAGGAGCCTCAAGACGCTTGGCATAAAACCAACCATCCCTCACATACCACTTGTGCTTGAGCCGATCAATCTGACGACGCTGGTAGAGACCCCAATggccatccacctcctccacccaccactCCTTGTACGGGTCCCTGTTGGCCGGCATAAAGTCCTGAGGCTCGAAGCAACCCTCCTGCTTGGCATGCTCAATGTCAGCAGCCAATCGCTCGCTCTGAGTGAGGCCAATGCCCAAGGCAGGCTCAAAGTGGACGTGAGGAGGCTGCGCACCAGGAGTTGGGCTACCAGGGAAAGCTTGGTGGCCGTGACCGTTCGGCATCTGCATCAACGGATTCATGCCAGGCTGCATCCGAGAGTAGGCAATGCCGGCGCCGGGGAAGCTGGGCGGAATGGGACCACCTTGAGGGCCAAACATGCCCATGGCAGGCATACCAGCGCCGAGCATGGCGGGCATGGCGGGCATGGTGACGCCGGCGGGGGACGACACCACAGGTCCCTGAGGACCCATCACGTAGCCTCCTTGGAGGGCATAACCACCCATCTGGCACAAGGGAGTGTCTTGACCGGTGACCTGTGAAAAACTTGATTAACAAGTGTCGCACAAAATGTGACTTGAAAAAGCACATCAAAGACCACTCGGTCGCCTGTTCGATGACTGAATTGAAACAAAAAGTCGGAAACTGCTGGCGTCAATTACCTGAGGAAAACCAGCAGCCGGGCCAGCGAAATAAGCCATGCTAGGGGGATCCCGACGAGGGATGTACGTCTGGGTCATAGGTCCAAACTGGGTGGAGGGCAGCTGGGGCTGAAAGTGAATCCCATTGGGGTTCAGGACAGGAGGGGCAGCCGGGAAGGCACGCATTGAGCGTAGAGGGGTGGTCGACCTGGCGCCATTGTTGCCGTTCTGGTCATCTTGTTCCGACTTCATCTTGCTGGTAAAAGGACTCGCCTGCGGATGGGGTGGGAAATCGAGGTCGAAGCGAGCCCTTTTATGAGGAATCAAGCCGACAGCCGGGGAAGGAGCTGCTCCCATAGGCTGCCGGGCCGCACCTGTGCCCTCATCGTACCCATCTGGTTTGCGTTTGAGGCTGATAATCTCCGCCCCCAATAATTCCATTTTCTGATCCACCTCCCCGCTCTCCCCATCTCTGATGGCCATCTCCCGTTCAAAATCATCCGTCGCGTCTTGAACCACATGTCCCAAGACTTTATGTTCAAGCTTGGTCGGGAGCGCATCAGGGTTCTTGGTGAGCCCTTCAAGTCTGAGGTTCAGTATCTCGCAACCAGTAGCTAGGTGGTCAATGGTATCAGAAAGCTCGGCGAGGAGCTCATTCTGTTCTTTGATTTGGTCGGCAGAGTCGTTGTCCTTGCTCGGCCCAGAGGCGGGGCCTCCTATGGTGAGCATTTTGGAATGTGTGGCGATCGCCGGTTGTGTGGGTGTTGCGCCGATACAACAGTCGACAGGACCGCAGAAGTCGGCGATCTTTTtatcctcaacaacaacacgccCATTCACTTGAGCGGGTCCTCAATTGCTCCAGGAGCTCACTTGAGCTATAGCCATTGGAAATTCTTGTGGGTTCAACCTGGCCATCTTCTCTCACTGGCTTCAGTGCTCAACTTGCTCTCCCAGCCGCCTGGAGGTGCCAGCTGGGAGCAACTAACCCTTATCAACACCACGTACGTACCGTATCTCGAAGAATCCACATATTTCTGGTGCGGCTCCAGTGCCAGCGGTAGCGTTGGGAATTGCTACGCTGGTTGCTCCCGCGTTCGTGGGTTGTCTTGGTGATTGGCCAGCAGGGGAGGCACATGTCGTCGAAGTGAGTGGatggttggggttggatcAAAATGTGAATTTTGAAGACTCTACTTGGGTgcggagaagagaaaggagaCAAATCCTCAGGACGACCTCAGATCACAAGACAGAGCACAGTGCGGAGATCAGCCAGCAAGGAAGGCACCACAGGAGCAGTCAGGTCTTGGTCACACCGGCCAGCGAGTATCGTATGTTGTCGCCAATAGCACTGTGTAGTCATCAAGCTGTTCAGAGGGCCATTTTACAGCTATTCAGATTCACAAAGGAGAGCTGGAAGAAGGTCTTTTGAGTGGACTCTGGTCAACGAACAACACAGGATGAGCTCTGTGGATTTTATGAATCTCTGCCTGATGCCAGATGGAAGGACTTAAAACCCCTGAATTGTGTCACCTTGGCATCAGACAACCCCTTTCGATCCGGACCTCCTATATATAACAGTAGACATTTCAACTGCCTGGCACCATAACACCCAAAAATAGTCCGGCAAAATGCCACCAAGCTGATCAAAATATGCCACATACTAATTCGTCCTGTCCCTTCACCCCAGAGGGAACAAATGATTCTATATGACCACCAAAACACCGCTATTATACAATTTCCATTGGGAGGAGAGAATACCCTTGCGCTATGCATAAACCCGTCCGCCACCTAGGTACCACCCCTGGCCGAGTTTTTCCCACATTCATCTTCGTACACATCACCCTCGAGCCCTCCGTAAGCTGAATTTACATATAGCAACCGCGAGGTGGGCCGGGCACCAAGTTTCGAGGCAAGTCTGCTGCGATCTCGGGTCGATCAAAGAAGAGATTTATCGTCGGCGAAGCTCACAAGGGCTCCCGTAGATGCCATCGAGTCATCTCGTTTATTTTCGTAGGAAGTGCGATCACGATCAACATGGTCCTGCTTTAAAGgttctcgagctccttgtGTTGCGGTTGGCTTGTGGGGAAGAATGTGCGCCGGGTGATCTACAACACAATTAGTTCAACCTTCTTGAGGTAGAAATCGGAACGCAAGGAAGACTTACCGCCCAGAGACCAGCCACCGAGGCCACGAGACCACCCGAAATCATCATTGGCCGGAGACCCCTTGTGCTCTTGAAAATCGCGCCGCTGATGCCACCCGCCAGAATCATGTTGGCAGCATCGTGCTTCCCCCTGACGTAGCCAATGTATGAGTTGACGCAGTTGTACACAATAGCCACCACACCCGCCGAGTTGCCCAAGAAAGGTCCTCTCCTGGTGATCGAGTTGAGCACCGTGTTCAACCGCAGCTTTGGCGGCTGGTCGgccgacctcctcaatcCTTCTTGCAGACCCCAAGCACCTCCTAATGTCAGACCTGCCAGGTAGGTCACACCGGTGCCGTAGCAGAGATCGTCTGTGAAGCCGCGGGATGGCAGTACCGACTGGCCACCGGGGAGGTCTGTGAGGGCAGAGTCTTCGAGGCTGAGGTAGTCAAGTGTGTCCTTGTCGATGCCAGCGAAGGCATGTAGTTGTGTTGGGTCGGCGAAAGAAGAGGTGCCGAGGAACTGCTCAACACCCTGGGCCTGGGTTGGGTCGAAgggagctggggaggaggcatagccggtgctggtgggtggtgactgtgtggtgggcggcggcgcagtcgatgagggggtttgtgacGAGGACTTCTTGCCCGTCAGGGTATCCCAGAGAGACAttttggcggcggaggggtAAACCGGACCGAGAGGTGACAAAGATAGAAGCCGAATTGGATGGAGCGGGTGCTGTACGACAGGGTGGGCGTCCACACGGCGGGTTCGCAAGACGGGATTTGGTGCGCTGAGGTCTGAGTGGGAGAGAGCTGCCGGGTCTGGGGGTCACGTCGGCGGCGATCGATAAGCAGtcaaagccaaaaaaaattTACCGGCCATGGGGATGGCCCGTGCACTGGCTCGGGCTTGGCACCCGTGTAGAGATCTACGCAACTACCGCTGGAAGACGTAAGACAATATGTATGTTGAAGTAGGTAGAGCGAATTACGTTCTTCTATGCCTCTGGTCAACTAGATGATAATATGAACTTGAAACTGGGAGAGTCCCCTTCAACTCAGTGTTGTAAGCGTTGTAAGGTGTATTAGCTCTCCCATAATGACGGcagccaagaccaaggtgAGCAAGGTGAGGGTGCTTGTAATTCACGGTGAGCCGTGACAACCCTATCCACGTACAACACCCAAAATTTCTCCGTCTTCTGGCTGTCGCATATTCAAGTCCAGGATACACTCATTTGAGCTTATTGAGAAGAGAGCTATATGCCGGCGATTTGAGGCTCTTGCAGTTCTACAGTCTTTTATTCTCACCACTTTTGTTGGGAACCCCATCATCGCACCTTCTCTGAGCTTTCATATTTCACTACCCCTCCTTCTTTGATAAATTTATCAAAACCCTGCCAAGCATGGAGGGGCAGACCTCAGACGGCAGCATCGATGCACTCATTTTTGGACTCGGCCCGGAAATCTTTGAAAATGCAAACACCATCTCAAAATGGCTGTTGAGTCGGCCTGAAGAAACCAGACCTCAGTATGTTCACGTACCTGCATCTCACCCACATAGGCAATTCATTTCACTAATAATTACACCCTCAACAGGCTGGCCGAGGCCCTTTTCCAGAAACTCTTCCAGGATGCCTCACAGGCTCGCCAATATCATGGAAATGGTCACGCCTGCGTCAAACTGTGCAGCTTTGTTCAGCAATGCTTCAAGTCTAGCGACCAGACCTTGAAGAA encodes the following:
- the CAB5 gene encoding Dephospho-CoA kinase cab5 (EggNog:ENOG503NWXJ; COG:H; BUSCO:EOG09264E6Z) translates to MLLIGLTGSIATGKSTVSSLLSQPPYNLPIIDADLIARQVVEPGTPGYNAIVKHFLPSTPDLLVPVSEDMPENGPNGKGRPLNRPALGKRVFGTSLERAKDRGVLNGIVHPAVRKAMFWAVMREYVKGKRAVVLDVPLLFESKLDRYVGRVMVVGVRDEEVQMERLMRRDGHLSREDAENRVRSQGGVMKKVERAAFGGGVVVWNDGDKDDLKRELRRVMEEVERGSPRWWGWVLWVCPPLALVVGGWGLWRNWRGEREWEERERRERAKL
- a CDS encoding hypothetical protein (EggNog:ENOG503PEX9) — encoded protein: MCLPCWPITKTTHERGSNQRSNSQRYRWHWSRTRNMWILRDTNPDALPTKLEHKVLGHVVQDATDDFEREMAIRDGESGEVDQKMELLGAEIISLKRKPDGYDEGTGAARQPMGAAPSPAVGLIPHKRARFDLDFPPHPQASPFTSKMKSEQDDQNGNNGARSTTPLRSMRAFPAAPPVLNPNGIHFQPQLPSTQFGPMTQTYIPRRDPPSMAYFAGPAAGFPQVTGQDTPLCQMGGYALQGGYVMGPQGPVVSSPAGVTMPAMPAMLGAGMPAMGMFGPQGGPIPPSFPGAGIAYSRMQPGMNPLMQMPNGHGHQAFPGSPTPGAQPPHVHFEPALGIGLTQSERLAADIEHAKQEGCFEPQDFMPANRDPYKEWWVEEVDGHWGLYQRRQIDRLKHKWYVRDGWFYAKRLEAPPDV
- the TIM23 gene encoding Mitochondrial import inner membrane translocase subunit tim23 (COG:U; BUSCO:EOG09264NC7; EggNog:ENOG503NW8D), giving the protein MSLWDTLTGKKSSSQTPSSTAPPPTTQSPPTSTGYASSPAPFDPTQAQGVEQFLGTSSFADPTQLHAFAGIDKDTLDYLSLEDSALTDLPGGQSVLPSRGFTDDLCYGTGVTYLAGLTLGGAWGLQEGLRRSADQPPKLRLNTVLNSITRRGPFLGNSAGVVAIVYNCVNSYIGYVRGKHDAANMILAGGISGAIFKSTRGLRPMMISGGLVASVAGLWAITRRTFFPTSQPQHKELENL